A genome region from Triticum aestivum cultivar Chinese Spring chromosome 2B, IWGSC CS RefSeq v2.1, whole genome shotgun sequence includes the following:
- the LOC123040497 gene encoding uncharacterized protein: MDGNSRSSSKRAKLLVMKMGPRIKKLSIKQQNERPEIENKILAIENHKMREKLTTYRCAACLKIENACLKVELARSFRNAAAILEAEAQSELDVGFSSTAPQVPADTSATGPLQPGAAGSQDEPRE, from the exons ATGGATGGAAACTCAAGATCTTCATCAAAACGAGCGAAATTGTTGGTCATGAAGATGGGTCCTCGGATTAAG AAGCTCTCCATCAAGCAACAGAATGAGCGCCCGGAGATTGAGAACAAAATATTAGCGATTGAGAACCACAAAATGCGCGAGAAGTTGACGACATACCGATGTGCTGCTTGCTTGAAGATTGAAAATGCCTGCCTGAAAGTCGAG CTCGCACGCTCATTTCGTAATGCTGCTGCAATTCTAGAAGCTGAAGCACAATCTGAATTGGATGTTGGGTTTTCCTCTACAGCACCCCAGGTTCCAGCGGATACTAGCGCAACTGGACCACTCCAGCCAGGTGCAGCAGGGAGCCAAGATGAACCGCGGGAGTAA